The Synechococcus sp. M16.1 genome includes the window GCGATGACGGCGCGAAGCCGTGCTGAAGGATTCGGCGCTGAGGTGCAACGGCGAATCCTGATCGGCACCTACGCCCTGTCCGCCGGATATGTCGATGCCTACTACAAAAAGGCGCAGCAGGTGCGCACCCTGATCCGGCGGGATTTTGATGCGGCCTTCCAGAGTGTTGATGTGCTGCTGACGCCAACAGCGCCGTCCACGGCCTTCAAGGCTGGTGCCCACGCCGACGACCCGCTGGCGATGTATCTGGCTGACCTGCTGACGATTCCGGTCAACCTGGCTGGACTTCCGGCCATCAGTGTTCCCTGTGGATTCAGCGCGGCGGGTCTGCCGATCGGGATGCAGCTGATCGGCAATGTGTTGGATGAACCGCGTCTGCTTCAGGTGGCGCATCAGTACGAGCAGGCCGCTCAGGTGTTTGCGTCACGCCCGGAAGCTGCACTGGTTCCCTGATCTGCGCCACATATGGGGGGTTGTGTTCCCCCTGAACGCTGGATCTTGCGTCGGGTCCTAGTCTGACCCCATGGCTTTCGTTCCTCTCCACAACCACAGCGACTACAGCCTTCTGGACGGTGCGTCGCAGTTGCCGGCCATGGTGGAGCGGGCGAAGCAGCTGGGCATGCCTGCCATCGCCCTGACGGATCACGGCGTGATGTACGGCGCGATTGAGCTGCTGAAGCTCTGTCAGGGTTCAGATCTCAAGCCGATCATCGGCAATGAGATGTATGTGATCAATGGGTCCATTGACGACCCACAACCCAAGAAAGAGAAGCGATATCACCTGGTGGTGCTGGCGAAAAACGCCACCGGTTACCGCAATCTGGTGAAGCTCACCAGCATCAGCCACCTGCGGGGGATGCGGGGACGCGGGATTTTCTCCCGTGCCTGCATCGACAAGGAACTGCTGAAGCAACACAGCGAAGGCCTGATCATCGCCACGGCCTGCCTCGGCGGTGAGATCGCCCAGGCGATTCTGCGGGGTCGCCCCGATGTGGCTCGCAAGGTGGCGGCTTGGTATCAGGAGGTGTTCGGCGACGACTACTACCTCGAAATCCAGGATCACGGATCCCCGGAAGATCGGATCGTCAACGTTGAGATCGTCAAAATTGCCAAGGAACTCGGCATCCAGATCGTTGCCACCAACGATGCCCACTACCTGAGCAAGCAGGACGTTGAAGCCCACGACGCCTTGCTTTGCGTGCTCACCGGCAAGCTGATCACCGATGAGAAGCGGCTGCGTTACACCGGCACTGAATACATCAAAACCGAAGAGGAGATGGGCCTTCTCTTCGGGGATCACCTCGAGCCTGAGGTGGTTCAGGAGGCGATCGCCAACACCGTCAAGGTGGCCAAGAAGGTGGAGCCTTACGACATTCTCGGGCGCTATCAAATGCCCCGATTCCCGATTCCCGAGGGCCATACCCCCGTCAGCTACCTGAGGGAGGTGACCGAGCAGGGATTACGGGATCGGCTCGAGCTCAGCCCTGATGCTGCCTTGCCCGACGACTATGCCGAGCGCATGGCCCATGAGCTCAAGATCATGGAGCAGATGGGATTTCCCACTTACTTCCTGGTGGTCTGGGATTACATCCGTTTTGCCCGGGAACAGAACATTCCCGTCGGTCCGGGTCGTGGCTCCGCTGCAGGGTCGCTCGTCGCGTATTGCCTGGGGATCACCAACATCGATCCGATCACCAACTGCCTGCTGTTCGAGCGCTTCCTCAATCCGGAACGCAAGTCGATGCCTGATATCGACACCGACTTCTGCATCGAGCGTCGTGGTGAGGTGATCGACTACGTCACCGAACGCTACGGCGAGGACAAGGTGGCGCAGATCATCACCTTCAACCGGATGACCTCCAAGGCGGTTTTGAAGGATGTGGCCCGGGTGCTCGACATTCCCTACGGGGATGCCGACCGTCTGGCGAAGCTGATCCCGGTGGTTCGCGGCAAGCCCGCCAAGCTCAAGGCGATGATCGGCGCGGAATCACCCAACCCCGAGTTCCGCGAGAAGTACGAGGCGGATCCAACGGTGAAGCGTTGGGTGGACATGGCAATGCGGATTGAAGGCACCAACAAAACCTTCGGTGTTCACGCAGCTGGTGTGGTCATCGCCGCTGATCCCCTCGACGAACTGGTGCCGTTGCAGCGCAACAACGATGGTCAGGTGATCACGCAGTACTTCATGGAAGACGTGGAATCCATGGGTCTGTTGAAGATGGATTTCTTGGGGTTGAAGAACCTCACGATGATCGAAAAGACCCTCGAACTGGTGGAGGTGAGCAGTGGCACCCGTGTCGATCCCGACAAATTGCCGCCCCAGGATGAAGAGACCTTTGCCCTTTTGGCGAGAGGTGATCTGGAGGGGATCTTCCAGTTGGAATCCAGCGGAATGCGGCAGATCGTGCGTGATCTCAAGCCGTCATCCCTGGAAGACATCTCCTCGATCCTTGCCCTCTACAGACCGGGGCCTCTCGATGCTGGCCTGATTCCCAAATTCATCAACCGCAAGCACGGCCGGGAGGCGATCGATTTCGCCCACGCGATTCTTGAGCCGATCCTGTCCGAGACCTACGGGATCATGGTGTACCAGGAACAGATCATGCGGATCGCACAGGATCTGGCCGGTTACTCCCTGGGTCAGGCCGATCTGCTCCGGCGGGCGATGGGCAAGAAAAAAGTGTCTGAGATGCAGAAGCACCGCGGCATCTTCGTTCAGGGTGCTGGAGAGCGCGGCGTTGATGAAAAGGTCGCCGACGAACTGTTCGATCAGATGGTTCTCTTCGCTGAATACTGCTTCAACAAGAGCCATTCCACGGCCTATGGCGCCGTTACTTACCAGACGGCTTACCTGAAAGCGCACTACCCGGTCGCTTACATGGCGGCCCTGCTCACGGTGAACGCCGGAGCGGCCGACAAAGTGCAGCGCTACATCTCCAATTGCAATGCGATGGGGATTGAGGTGATGCCCCCGGATGTGAATGCCTCGCTCACGGATTTCACCCCCAATGGCGATCGGATCCTGTTCGGCCTGTCCGCCGTTCGCAACCTTGGTGATGGTGCGATCCGTCAATTGATCGCCGCCCGCGATAGTGATGGCCCCTTCCGTTCCCTGGCGGACCTCTGTGACCGGATCCCGTCCTCGGTGCTCAACCGCCGTGCTCTGGAGTCGTTGATTCACTGCGGTGCCCTGGATGCCATGGATCCGCAGGCCAACCGTGCTCAGTTGATGGCAGATCTTGATCTGCTGCTCGACTGGGCCTCCTCACGGGCCAAAGATCGAGACAGCGGCCAGGGCAACCTCTTTGATCTGATGGCTCCAGCCGCCGATGCCGATGGGCCGGCGGATCTCAGCCATGCACCCAAGGCGGCGCCGGTGCCGGACTATCCCCCAACGGAAAAGCTTCGTCTCGAAAAAGATCTGGTGGGCTTCTACCTCTCCGATCACCCACTCAAACAGCTCACACCCTCGTCGAAGTTGCTGGCCCCCATCGGCCTGGGTTCCCTGGAGGAACAGCCCGACAAAGCCAAGGTGAGTGCCATTGCGATGGTGGCTGAAATGCGCCAGGTCACCACCCGTAAGGGCGATCGCATGGCGATCCTGCAGCTTGAGGATCTCACTGGAAGTTGCGAAGCGGTGGTGTTTCCCAAGAGTTACGCGCGCCTCGCAGATCACCTGATGGCTGAAGCCCGCCTTTTGGTGTGGGCTGGGGTCGACCGGCGTGACGAGCGCGTGCAGCTGATCATTGACGACTGCCGTGCCGTCGATGAGCTCAATCTGCTGCTGGTTCATCTCCCCTCCGATCAGGCCAGCGACATCGCCATTCAGCACAAGCTGCGGGAATGCCTGAACCAACATCGCCCTGAGCGTGATGAGCTGGGCGTCAAGGTGCCTGTGGTGGCCGAGGTGTGCCACGGCGACAGTGTTCGCTATGTGCGTCTCGGTTCCCAGTTCTGCGTCAAAGACGTTGATGCAGCGATCGCGTCACTGCGCACCCAGTCCTTTGAAGCCCGGTGCAGCGACCGTCTGGTGCTCACCTGATCGTCTGACCAGGAGGTCCTGATCCACAGAACTGGATCAGGACTTCGATTGCTCTTGCTGCTGCTTTTGGGCCCGGATCGACTCCTTCATCCGCTGAATGTTCGGCTTGAAGTTCTCGAAGCCGAGCAGAGAACCCGGTTCGGGATCCCAGCTGGCGGTCAACACGCCAACGCTGAGGCCTACCAGACCCAGGAGGAAAAACAGGCCGGAGCCAGTCAGCGTGAGCCCTGGAGCGATATCGGCGATGCCACGGGTGACGACGAAATAACTGCCAACAAAAACTCCCATCCCAGCGAGGGACGGGAGTCCTGTGAACACAGCAACCCGACGAGCCATCCGATCGGCCACGTAGCGAGGAATGGCTTCCTGCCTAGGCGTCCCTGAAGCAGGCTTGTTTCCCTTCCCAGACCCTTTGGGCTCAAAGGGGAGGGCGTTGCGTTGCTCAGGCATGGGGGACGTCGATCAGCCGCGGATGCCCAGTTTGGCGATCGTGTCGGCGTAGCGTTGCTCGCTCTTGCTGCGCATGTAGCTCAGCAGGCGCTTGCGGCGGCCAATCATCTTGAGCAGCCCCTGCCGTGAGGAGAAGTCATGGATGTTGTTCTGCAGGTGGCTGCTGAGACGGTTGATCCGCTCACTCAGCATGGCCACCTGGACCTCGGCAGAACCGGTGTCGGTGCCGTGGGTCTGGTGGGTGTTGATCAGCTGCTGCTTCTCGGTGGTATCAAGCGACATGCGCGGGGGGCGGCCCTGTCAGTGCAAACAACCAGCTTACCTTCGCGTGGGGCGGCTCAGGCCGATTCGCGGCTCAGCCATTGCAGGCAGCCCCGCAGCCAGGCGTCCTGGTCGTCTCCAGCAGGCGGTTGGCCATCGGCGCCCTCAGCGATCGCACGGATGGCTCGACGGATTTCCAGATCGTCGTAACCCAGCATCGAGAGGGTCGCTTCCACGTCGGCACCGCTTGCCGGCATCTGCTCCGAGCTGACGCCTTCCGCCAGCGATGGGGCGGGATCCACGCCCGCGAAGGCCGCAATCGAGGCCCTGAGTTCCACCGCCAGGCGCTCAGCGGTGCGTTTGCCGATGCCCTGCGCCTTGCAGAGGCGACGCAAATCACCGCTGCTGATCGCTTCCACCAGCTCCTGGGGCTTGCATTCCTGCATCAGCGCCAGACCGGCCTGGGGGCCCACACCGCTGACGCTGATCAGCAGCCGGAACAGATCCCGCTCCTGGCGCAGGGGAAAGCCGTAGAGGCTGCTGCCGTCCTCCCGCTGCACCTGATGAATCCACAGGTTTAGGTCGCCGTCCGCCGGAAGGTTCTGCTGATGCCGCTCGGTCAGGTGCACCTCATATCCGACCCCACCGCAGAGCAGCAGAACGCCGCTACGGTTGCCTTGAGTCCAGCACTCCATCGGTCGTCCCTGAAGCCAGCCGATCATGGGGAGAGGTTTCAACCGCGTCATGTTGCCGCAGCTGTCATTGCCTGTCTCTGCTTTCAAGCGCGTTGTGCGCCGTTTGCTTCAGGTGCTGTGCGTTCTATCGATCGTGGTTTCACTGACGGCATGCAATGGATCTCAGCCGCCACGGGCTCTCCTGAATGAAGCGCTGGCCCTGCAGATTCAGCTCACCCAGTCGGCCATTGCCAGCTCCCTCGATCTCACCCCGATGCCCATCGCCCCAAGCGTGAGTCGGGTGCGGGTGGAGGACCAGGAAAGTTTTTCCCTGGGTGACGAGCAGGGCCTCAGGATTTCAGGCCGCTTCGACTGGCAGCTCCCCGGCGACCGTGTGCAGGTGGATAGCCCGTTTGAACTGTTTCTGCAGCGGGGCTCTCGTGGTCAGAGCTGGCGCCTGGCCAGACCCAAAGGCGGATCCGACGACCGCCAGGCCTGGCTGACGTACCCCCTGGGTTTGGACAAAGCCTGAGCTCTAACGTCGCGCCGACAGGCTGATCAGAGTGGCGGCCAGCACCAGCATCCCGCCGCCCACCTGCCAGGCATTGATCGACTCGGCGAACCACATCCAGCCCCAGCCTGCGGCAAAGACCACCTGCACGTAGTTGATCGATGTGGCTCGGGCGGCGGGCAGGCAGCGCAGGCCCTCGGTCACCCAGATCTGGCCCAGCTGGGTCATCACCCCGACCCCCAGGAGCCAGAACCATTCGATGCCTTGGGGCCAGACCCCTTGCTGCAGAACCCAGGGCAGGGTCAGGGGAACCGAGATCATCGGGAAATAGAGGATGATCACCAAGGGGTGCTCGGTTTGCGACAGCCGCCGCACACTCACGTAGGCCAGGGCGGTCATCAGAGCGCCACCAATGCCGATCAGGGCAGGGATCAGTTGCGCAGGTTGGGCTGTTCCCGTGAGCCACTGCGGTTGCACCACCAGGGTGACGCCGATCCAGCCCAGCAGAACCGCTGCACTGATGCGTCGGCGCAGGGGCTCGCCCAGCAGCAACAGCGCTGCCACGGCGGTGAAGGTGGGGTAGGTGTACTGCAGCACCGTCGCTGAAGCGAGCGGCAGCTGGTCAATCGCTTCGAAGAAGCAGAGCAGGGCCAAGCTGCCCAGCACCCCCCGCGCCACCAGCAGCCCCCGTCGCTGGCCCCACGGGGAGACCCCGGCCAGGCGCAGGCCCACAGCGGTCAGAACGATGCTGATCAGGGCCCGGCACAGCACGATTTCCGCCACCGGAAGCCGACTGTTCAGTTGCTTGACGCAGACCGTCATCAGGCTGAAGGCCAGGGAGCTCAGGATCAGGGCACGGCTGCCCCGCACCGAGTCCTGGTTCCACCAGGGCTGTGGGGTCTGCGGTTCGGCCATGGCTGTTCGGATGACGGGGTGCACGGAACCCTGCGACTTCGCAGAATGGACCGATGGTGAACGCCCGCCTGCACCCAAGAACGATCGAGGCCGTCAAGGAACGGGCCGACATCGTTGATGTGGTGGGCGAGCACGTGGTGCTCAAGAAGAAGGGACGGGAATTCGTCGGGATCTGTCCGTTCCATGACGACAGCAAACCGTCTATGACGGTGTCGCCCGCCAAGCAGTTCTACTACTGCTTCTCCTGTGGTGCTGGCGGCAACTCCATCAAGTTCCTGATGGAGTTCCAGCGCCAGAGTTTCAGCGATGTGGTGCTGGATCTGGCGCGGCGTTATCAGCTGCCGATCGAGACTGTGGATGGTCCGCAGCAGGAACGGCTGCGGCAACAGTTGTCCCGCAGGGACAAGCTGCAGCGGGCCCTGGCCCTGGCTGCCGGTTGGTTCCGCAGCCAGTTGATGGCGCCTGCTGGAGCAGAGGCCCTCAAGTACCTCAGTGAGGCCAGAGGGTTGAGTCCCGCCACCCAGGAGACCTTTCAACTCGGCTATGCGCCGGATCAGTGGGATGGTCTGCTCAAGCATCTTCAGCAAGTTGAGGGGCTGGCGCCTGAGCTTCTCGAGGCTGCTGGGCTGGTGGTTCCCCGCAAGGGCGGCAACGGGTTCTATGACCGCTTCCGCCATCGGGTCATGGTGCCGATCCATGACCGTCAGGGCCGGGTGATCGGTTTCGGGGGACGCAGCCTTGATGGCAGCGAACCGAAATACCTCAACTCCCCCGAGACCGAAGTGTTCGAGAAGGGGAAGCATCTGTTCGGTCTCGACAAGGCCTCCAACGCCATCCGCAAGGACGACAGGGCGGTGGTGGTGGAGGGCTATTTCGATGTGATTGCCCTGCATGCCGCCGGCATCACCAACGCTGTGGCCTCCCTCGGCACGGCCCTGAGCAGTCAGCAGATCACCCAGTTGTGCCGCGTCAGCGACAGCAAGCGGATCGTTCTGAATTTCGACGCCGACGGTGCCGGTGTCCGTGCCGCCAATCGGGCCATCGGCGAGGTGGAGCAGCTGGCGATGCAGGGCCAGCTGGAGCTGCGGGTTCTGCACCTTCCTTCAGGCAAGGACCCCGATGAGTTCCTCAAACAGAACGGGGCTGGCGATTACCGCGCTCTGCTCGATCAGGCCCCCCTCTGGCTGGATTGGCAGATCGAGCAGGTGCTGGAGGAGCGCGATCTCAGCCGGGCCGACCAGTTCCAACAGGCGGTTACGGCCCTGGTGGGGCTGCTGGGCAAACTGCCCCAGTCCGCCGTGCGCACCCATTACCTCCAACGGGTAGCGGAGCGCCTCAGTGGTGGCCAGGGACGCCTGGCGCTTCAGCTCGAGGACGACCTGCGGCAGCAGGTGAAGGGCCAGCGTTGGCATGGGCGCTCCAGCCGTCATGAGCAGCCCGGTGAATCCGGACAGCGGGAGCGTTGTGAGGCCGATCTGCTGCGGCTGTATCTGCATTGCCCCCGGCATCGGGCCACGATTCGCCAGGAACTGCGCAAACGCGAACTGGAGGATTTCGCCATTCCCCATCACCGCCATCTCTGGGCGGCCATTACGGATCTCGAGGAGACCAACCTGGGTGAGGGGCGCATGGAGTCGATCA containing:
- a CDS encoding DNA polymerase III subunit alpha, which gives rise to MAFVPLHNHSDYSLLDGASQLPAMVERAKQLGMPAIALTDHGVMYGAIELLKLCQGSDLKPIIGNEMYVINGSIDDPQPKKEKRYHLVVLAKNATGYRNLVKLTSISHLRGMRGRGIFSRACIDKELLKQHSEGLIIATACLGGEIAQAILRGRPDVARKVAAWYQEVFGDDYYLEIQDHGSPEDRIVNVEIVKIAKELGIQIVATNDAHYLSKQDVEAHDALLCVLTGKLITDEKRLRYTGTEYIKTEEEMGLLFGDHLEPEVVQEAIANTVKVAKKVEPYDILGRYQMPRFPIPEGHTPVSYLREVTEQGLRDRLELSPDAALPDDYAERMAHELKIMEQMGFPTYFLVVWDYIRFAREQNIPVGPGRGSAAGSLVAYCLGITNIDPITNCLLFERFLNPERKSMPDIDTDFCIERRGEVIDYVTERYGEDKVAQIITFNRMTSKAVLKDVARVLDIPYGDADRLAKLIPVVRGKPAKLKAMIGAESPNPEFREKYEADPTVKRWVDMAMRIEGTNKTFGVHAAGVVIAADPLDELVPLQRNNDGQVITQYFMEDVESMGLLKMDFLGLKNLTMIEKTLELVEVSSGTRVDPDKLPPQDEETFALLARGDLEGIFQLESSGMRQIVRDLKPSSLEDISSILALYRPGPLDAGLIPKFINRKHGREAIDFAHAILEPILSETYGIMVYQEQIMRIAQDLAGYSLGQADLLRRAMGKKKVSEMQKHRGIFVQGAGERGVDEKVADELFDQMVLFAEYCFNKSHSTAYGAVTYQTAYLKAHYPVAYMAALLTVNAGAADKVQRYISNCNAMGIEVMPPDVNASLTDFTPNGDRILFGLSAVRNLGDGAIRQLIAARDSDGPFRSLADLCDRIPSSVLNRRALESLIHCGALDAMDPQANRAQLMADLDLLLDWASSRAKDRDSGQGNLFDLMAPAADADGPADLSHAPKAAPVPDYPPTEKLRLEKDLVGFYLSDHPLKQLTPSSKLLAPIGLGSLEEQPDKAKVSAIAMVAEMRQVTTRKGDRMAILQLEDLTGSCEAVVFPKSYARLADHLMAEARLLVWAGVDRRDERVQLIIDDCRAVDELNLLLVHLPSDQASDIAIQHKLRECLNQHRPERDELGVKVPVVAEVCHGDSVRYVRLGSQFCVKDVDAAIASLRTQSFEARCSDRLVLT
- a CDS encoding DMT family transporter; translated protein: MAEPQTPQPWWNQDSVRGSRALILSSLAFSLMTVCVKQLNSRLPVAEIVLCRALISIVLTAVGLRLAGVSPWGQRRGLLVARGVLGSLALLCFFEAIDQLPLASATVLQYTYPTFTAVAALLLLGEPLRRRISAAVLLGWIGVTLVVQPQWLTGTAQPAQLIPALIGIGGALMTALAYVSVRRLSQTEHPLVIILYFPMISVPLTLPWVLQQGVWPQGIEWFWLLGVGVMTQLGQIWVTEGLRCLPAARATSINYVQVVFAAGWGWMWFAESINAWQVGGGMLVLAATLISLSARR
- the dnaG gene encoding DNA primase; amino-acid sequence: MVNARLHPRTIEAVKERADIVDVVGEHVVLKKKGREFVGICPFHDDSKPSMTVSPAKQFYYCFSCGAGGNSIKFLMEFQRQSFSDVVLDLARRYQLPIETVDGPQQERLRQQLSRRDKLQRALALAAGWFRSQLMAPAGAEALKYLSEARGLSPATQETFQLGYAPDQWDGLLKHLQQVEGLAPELLEAAGLVVPRKGGNGFYDRFRHRVMVPIHDRQGRVIGFGGRSLDGSEPKYLNSPETEVFEKGKHLFGLDKASNAIRKDDRAVVVEGYFDVIALHAAGITNAVASLGTALSSQQITQLCRVSDSKRIVLNFDADGAGVRAANRAIGEVEQLAMQGQLELRVLHLPSGKDPDEFLKQNGAGDYRALLDQAPLWLDWQIEQVLEERDLSRADQFQQAVTALVGLLGKLPQSAVRTHYLQRVAERLSGGQGRLALQLEDDLRQQVKGQRWHGRSSRHEQPGESGQRERCEADLLRLYLHCPRHRATIRQELRKRELEDFAIPHHRHLWAAITDLEETNLGEGRMESISRCDDDGEGLDLIDLPRLLTDQLLLESSALVSRLTPLLEPGELQRVALAEPLEQLRGIAALLERQKSLKRCRHLLEAWGGQRLQTLESCIAVLIDQEASSDQASVDMEVRIQALFDDLNRDALRYQELYYTERKHIGHLDQQRCASYTVPPAA
- a CDS encoding PAM68 family protein, encoding MPEQRNALPFEPKGSGKGNKPASGTPRQEAIPRYVADRMARRVAVFTGLPSLAGMGVFVGSYFVVTRGIADIAPGLTLTGSGLFFLLGLVGLSVGVLTASWDPEPGSLLGFENFKPNIQRMKESIRAQKQQQEQSKS
- the ruvA gene encoding Holliday junction branch migration protein RuvA produces the protein MIGWLQGRPMECWTQGNRSGVLLLCGGVGYEVHLTERHQQNLPADGDLNLWIHQVQREDGSSLYGFPLRQERDLFRLLISVSGVGPQAGLALMQECKPQELVEAISSGDLRRLCKAQGIGKRTAERLAVELRASIAAFAGVDPAPSLAEGVSSEQMPASGADVEATLSMLGYDDLEIRRAIRAIAEGADGQPPAGDDQDAWLRGCLQWLSRESA
- the rpsO gene encoding 30S ribosomal protein S15, whose product is MSLDTTEKQQLINTHQTHGTDTGSAEVQVAMLSERINRLSSHLQNNIHDFSSRQGLLKMIGRRKRLLSYMRSKSEQRYADTIAKLGIRG